In one Bacillus thuringiensis genomic region, the following are encoded:
- the tepA gene encoding translocation-enhancing protein TepA has protein sequence MTERDRYTNEEKEAEPKEAGKEASIVEKIQQLGQTNVPQMNESRIHCLTIIGQVEGHVQLPPQNKTTKYEHIIPQIVAIEQNPKIEGLLLILNTVGGDVEAGLAISEMVASLSKPTVSLVLGGGHSIGVPIAVSTDYSFIAETATMTIHPIRLTGLVIGVPQTFEYLDKMQERVIRFVTKHSKVTEDRFKELMFAKGNLTRDIGTNVIGGDAVKYGLIDDVGGIGNAIRKLNELIDVRAEDSTEGTMLQ, from the coding sequence ATGACAGAACGTGATCGATATACAAATGAAGAAAAAGAAGCTGAGCCAAAAGAAGCTGGAAAAGAGGCTTCAATAGTCGAAAAAATTCAACAGCTTGGACAGACAAATGTACCACAGATGAATGAATCACGTATTCATTGTTTAACGATTATCGGACAAGTGGAAGGTCATGTTCAATTACCACCGCAAAATAAAACAACAAAATACGAGCATATCATTCCGCAAATTGTTGCGATTGAACAAAATCCGAAAATTGAAGGTTTGCTTTTAATATTAAATACGGTTGGAGGTGACGTTGAAGCTGGGCTAGCAATTTCTGAAATGGTAGCTTCACTTTCAAAACCAACAGTGTCTCTAGTTTTAGGTGGGGGACATTCCATCGGTGTACCGATTGCTGTTTCTACTGACTATTCGTTTATTGCGGAAACTGCGACGATGACAATTCATCCAATTCGTTTAACAGGTCTTGTCATAGGTGTGCCACAAACATTTGAGTATTTGGATAAGATGCAAGAAAGAGTCATTCGTTTTGTGACGAAGCACTCGAAAGTAACAGAAGATCGTTTTAAAGAGCTTATGTTTGCGAAAGGAAATTTAACGCGAGATATTGGGACGAATGTAATTGGTGGGGATGCAGTAAAGTACGGTCTTATAGATGATGTAGGCGGTATTG
- a CDS encoding ribonuclease J, whose product MKRKENESVKVFALGGVGEIGKNMYCVEIDSEIFIVDAGLMFPGDEMFGIDIVIPDITYLVENQERVKGLFITHGHEDHIGGIVYVLRKLSIPVYATKLTVGLIQEKLGEAGMLGRVDLKTIDSNSTVEFNTTTVSFFGTTHSIPDSVGVCFHTSKGAIVYTGDFKFDQTPIGNSGADLGKMAQIGNEGVLCLLSDSTNAERPGYTGSEKEVGVEISKVFYGAEGRIIVASFASNVHRIQQVFDAAAETGRKVAVVGRSMVKVVDIARRLGYLDVPEGMVISLQEVDNFPEKKVAILTTGSQGEPMAALSRMAKQAHKQISIRKGDTVIIAASPIPGNEISVSKIIDLLFRAGAEVVYYGERKVHVSGHGSQEELKLMLNLMKPKYFVPVHGEFRMQKAHAYLAEDVGITRENIFIVEKGDVIAFGDDEANLVGKVQAGNVLIDGLGVGDVGNIVLRDRKMLSQDGILVVVVTLGKDEKKIISGPEIISRGFVYVRESEALIERSTEIVRMIVEQSIKEYSIEWSMLKQNIRELLGQFLYEETKRKPMILPIIMEV is encoded by the coding sequence ATGAAGAGAAAAGAGAATGAGTCTGTTAAAGTATTTGCTCTTGGTGGAGTAGGTGAAATCGGGAAAAACATGTACTGTGTTGAAATTGATTCTGAAATCTTTATTGTAGATGCAGGGTTAATGTTCCCAGGAGATGAAATGTTTGGAATTGATATCGTTATTCCTGATATTACATATTTAGTGGAAAACCAAGAGCGAGTAAAAGGTTTATTTATTACTCACGGTCATGAAGATCATATTGGTGGTATTGTTTACGTACTTCGTAAATTATCTATTCCAGTATATGCAACGAAATTAACAGTAGGACTTATACAAGAAAAACTTGGCGAAGCGGGTATGTTAGGCCGTGTAGACTTAAAAACAATCGATTCAAATTCAACAGTAGAGTTTAATACTACAACGGTGTCATTCTTTGGAACGACACATAGTATTCCAGATTCTGTTGGTGTTTGTTTCCATACATCAAAAGGTGCGATTGTATATACGGGAGACTTTAAATTCGATCAAACTCCAATTGGAAATAGTGGAGCAGACCTTGGGAAAATGGCGCAAATCGGAAATGAAGGCGTACTTTGCTTATTATCTGATAGTACAAACGCAGAGCGCCCAGGTTATACAGGTTCAGAAAAAGAAGTTGGTGTAGAAATCTCTAAAGTGTTCTACGGCGCAGAAGGTCGTATTATTGTTGCTTCATTTGCATCGAATGTACATCGTATTCAACAAGTATTTGATGCAGCTGCTGAAACAGGGCGAAAAGTGGCGGTTGTAGGACGTAGTATGGTGAAAGTGGTAGATATCGCAAGACGTCTTGGTTATTTAGATGTTCCAGAAGGTATGGTTATTTCACTACAAGAAGTAGACAATTTCCCAGAGAAAAAGGTAGCTATTTTAACGACAGGTAGTCAAGGTGAACCGATGGCTGCTCTATCTAGAATGGCAAAGCAAGCTCATAAACAAATTTCAATTCGTAAAGGTGACACGGTTATTATTGCGGCTTCTCCAATTCCGGGTAATGAAATATCTGTATCAAAAATTATCGACTTGTTATTTAGAGCGGGAGCTGAAGTTGTTTATTACGGTGAAAGAAAAGTTCACGTTTCAGGTCACGGTAGCCAAGAAGAATTAAAATTAATGTTAAATTTAATGAAACCAAAGTACTTTGTACCCGTACACGGTGAGTTCCGTATGCAAAAAGCACATGCATACTTAGCTGAAGATGTAGGTATTACAAGAGAAAATATCTTTATCGTAGAAAAAGGCGATGTAATTGCTTTTGGTGACGATGAAGCGAACTTAGTCGGTAAAGTACAAGCTGGTAATGTTTTAATTGATGGATTAGGTGTAGGTGACGTTGGTAATATCGTTCTTCGAGATAGAAAGATGTTATCTCAAGATGGAATACTAGTAGTTGTTGTAACGCTTGGTAAAGATGAAAAGAAAATTATCTCTGGTCCAGAAATCATTTCACGTGGTTTCGTATATGTTCGTGAATCAGAAGCGTTAATTGAACGATCTACAGAGATTGTACGTATGATTGTTGAGCAGTCAATTAAAGAATATTCAATTGAATGGTCAATGTTAAAACAAAATATTCGTGAATTATTAGGACAGTTTTTGTACGAAGAGACAAAGAGAAAACCTATGATTTTACCGATTATTATGGAAGTATAA
- the dapA gene encoding 4-hydroxy-tetrahydrodipicolinate synthase: MIDFGTIATAMVTPFDINGNIDFAKTTKLVNYLIDNGTTAIVVGGTTGESPTLTSEEKVALYRHVVSVVDKRVPVIAGTGSNNTHASIDLTKKATEVGVDAVMLVAPYYNKPSQEGMYQHFKAIAESTPLPVMLYNVPGRSIVQISVDTVVRLSEIENIVAIKDAGGDVLTMTEIIEKTADDFAVYSGDDGLTLPAMAVGAKGIVSVASHVIGNEMQEMITAFQAGEFKKAQKLHQLLVRVTDSLFMAPSPTPVKTALQMVGLDVGSVRLPLLPLTEEERVTLQSVMQSIPR; encoded by the coding sequence ATGATAGATTTTGGGACAATTGCAACCGCGATGGTAACACCGTTTGATATAAACGGGAATATCGATTTTGCAAAGACAACGAAATTGGTAAATTATTTAATTGATAACGGTACAACAGCAATCGTGGTAGGAGGAACGACAGGAGAATCTCCTACATTAACTTCAGAAGAGAAAGTAGCGTTATATCGCCATGTCGTATCTGTTGTCGATAAAAGAGTGCCCGTAATCGCTGGAACAGGTAGCAATAATACGCATGCTTCTATTGACTTAACTAAAAAGGCAACAGAAGTTGGTGTGGATGCAGTAATGCTAGTAGCACCGTATTATAACAAACCGAGCCAAGAAGGGATGTATCAGCATTTTAAAGCAATTGCTGAAAGCACGCCGCTTCCGGTTATGCTATATAACGTTCCGGGACGATCTATTGTACAAATCTCCGTTGATACAGTTGTTCGTTTATCAGAAATAGAAAACATTGTTGCTATTAAAGATGCCGGCGGCGATGTGTTAACAATGACAGAAATCATTGAAAAAACAGCGGACGACTTTGCGGTATACAGCGGTGATGACGGTTTAACGTTACCAGCTATGGCAGTTGGAGCGAAAGGTATCGTTTCGGTAGCATCTCATGTTATCGGAAACGAAATGCAAGAGATGATTACAGCATTTCAAGCAGGAGAGTTTAAGAAAGCACAAAAATTACATCAATTACTTGTAAGAGTAACTGATTCATTATTTATGGCGCCAAGTCCAACTCCAGTAAAAACAGCGTTACAAATGGTTGGATTAGATGTAGGTTCTGTACGTTTACCACTTCTTCCATTAACAGAAGAGGAAAGAGTAACGTTACAATCTGTTATGCAATCTATCCCTCGTTAA
- the dapG gene encoding aspartate kinase translates to MKIIVQKFGGTSVRDDNGRKHALHHIKKSLAAGYKVVTVVSAMGRKGEPYATDTLLSLVNQEESTISKREQDLLLSCGELISAIVFSNMLNENGIKAAALNGAQAGFVTNDDFTNAKIIEMNCDRIHEELENVDVIVVTGFQGQTKKGDTTTLGRGGSDTSASALGVALHAEYIDIFTDVEGVMTADPRIVKDARHLQTVTYNEICNMAYQGAKVVHPRAVEIAMHAKVPLRVRSTYSDSEGTLISAYDGATRGRDVEERPVTGIAHVSNVTQIKVLAKETAYDLQQHVFKEMANEGISVDLINISPTGVAYTVSDNVSSHAVKLLKNLGYEPIVTEHCAKVSIVGAGMAGYPGVTAKIVTALAEKGIQILQSADSHTTIWVLVKETDLVEAVNALHSAFELSKEKQLEQ, encoded by the coding sequence ATGAAAATAATTGTTCAAAAATTTGGTGGCACATCAGTACGTGATGACAATGGACGTAAGCATGCGCTTCATCATATAAAAAAATCATTAGCTGCTGGTTATAAAGTAGTTACTGTCGTATCTGCTATGGGCCGTAAAGGTGAACCATATGCAACGGATACGTTATTAAGTCTTGTAAATCAAGAGGAATCTACTATTTCTAAACGTGAGCAAGATTTATTATTATCGTGCGGAGAGTTAATCTCTGCAATTGTTTTCTCTAATATGTTGAATGAGAACGGTATAAAAGCAGCAGCATTAAATGGTGCACAAGCTGGTTTTGTAACGAATGATGATTTTACGAATGCAAAGATTATTGAAATGAATTGCGATCGTATACATGAAGAGTTGGAAAATGTAGATGTAATCGTCGTTACAGGATTCCAAGGGCAAACGAAAAAAGGTGATACGACAACACTTGGGCGCGGAGGTAGTGATACTTCAGCTTCAGCATTAGGTGTTGCACTTCATGCTGAATACATCGATATATTCACTGATGTAGAAGGTGTTATGACTGCGGATCCTCGTATTGTAAAAGATGCACGTCATCTTCAAACTGTAACGTACAACGAGATTTGTAACATGGCTTATCAAGGTGCGAAAGTCGTTCATCCACGTGCAGTTGAAATTGCGATGCATGCAAAAGTGCCACTTCGTGTACGTTCTACGTATTCTGATAGTGAAGGTACACTTATTTCAGCATATGACGGTGCTACGAGAGGTCGTGATGTAGAAGAACGTCCTGTTACAGGTATTGCCCACGTATCAAACGTAACGCAAATTAAGGTGCTTGCAAAAGAAACGGCATATGATTTGCAACAACATGTGTTTAAAGAGATGGCGAACGAAGGAATAAGCGTCGATTTAATTAATATTTCACCTACTGGCGTAGCATATACGGTGAGTGATAATGTATCAAGTCATGCAGTTAAATTATTAAAGAACCTTGGATATGAGCCAATTGTGACAGAACATTGTGCGAAAGTATCTATCGTTGGAGCTGGAATGGCAGGATACCCAGGGGTTACTGCGAAAATCGTTACAGCTCTAGCGGAAAAAGGTATTCAAATCCTACAATCGGCAGATAGTCATACAACAATTTGGGTTCTTGTAAAAGAAACTGATTTAGTGGAGGCTGTAAATGCATTACATAGTGCGTTTGAGCTTTCAAAAGAAAAGCAACTGGAACAATAA